In Flexibacter flexilis DSM 6793, a genomic segment contains:
- a CDS encoding T9SS type B sorting domain-containing protein codes for MRNYSSVDTLGSLVSGSYKLVAKIAIPIKPGHCQDTSNVSWRGYASATKAQGVLRRDNGTIWLSSNISQLVSSLVFPLHYELGEPVISAEAKPNGILYRWSPVENAVGYGFALNGTSNWIDTISATRNYLFIPLAFGDSTSFALRALGGCDTAYSDTLGKKTIPCTTITSNVVASASSICAGIPLTVTANHTYANGLVSFDGGLTFVTKKDSVFSLIKSDTTINVMVKDSFGCSSAIIPITVTLKTSVVPTAEIAAINTNSCTNQSIILNGTATGGTEQNPLTILWTTTGLGVISNANTLNATYTPSPLDAGNIEFKLSASNECKNTEVTTSTTMTFSPDAGVVYYVQSSDGSKYFSPAKSFVTEPVYFEIQNASSAAKYRWSFGTGNVADTSVNANTSFAFTAAGTYQVKVKVSNIDGSVPACPDSTIITIVVEKSNSLYVPNVFSPYATNAADRTLRVFGYIAADGFEMVVYNRWGAEVFKTSDVTEAKKGWNGGKDNGSELPQGTYTYSIKGKFLDGTSFDKVGTVALIR; via the coding sequence TTGAGAAATTATTCTTCAGTGGATACTTTAGGTTCTTTGGTTTCTGGTTCGTATAAGTTAGTAGCTAAGATTGCTATCCCGATTAAGCCTGGACATTGCCAAGATACAAGTAATGTTTCGTGGAGAGGTTATGCGAGTGCTACTAAGGCGCAGGGCGTGCTCAGAAGAGATAATGGCACAATATGGTTGTCATCAAACATATCTCAATTAGTTTCTTCTCTTGTATTTCCGCTTCATTATGAGTTGGGAGAGCCTGTTATATCAGCAGAAGCCAAGCCTAATGGTATTTTGTATCGTTGGAGTCCTGTAGAAAATGCAGTAGGCTATGGTTTTGCGCTAAATGGAACATCTAACTGGATTGATACGATTAGTGCTACTCGCAATTATTTATTTATTCCTCTCGCTTTTGGAGACTCTACTAGTTTTGCATTAAGAGCTCTTGGTGGTTGCGATACCGCTTATTCTGATACGCTTGGTAAAAAAACAATTCCTTGTACAACGATTACAAGTAATGTAGTTGCTTCTGCATCTTCTATTTGTGCAGGTATCCCCCTGACCGTTACTGCTAATCATACTTATGCAAACGGCTTGGTTTCTTTTGATGGTGGGTTAACCTTTGTAACGAAGAAAGACTCTGTATTTTCTCTAATAAAATCAGATACGACTATTAATGTGATGGTTAAAGATAGTTTTGGTTGTAGCTCAGCAATTATTCCTATCACTGTTACACTCAAAACGTCAGTAGTGCCAACGGCAGAAATCGCGGCTATCAATACTAATTCTTGTACCAACCAGTCTATTATTTTGAATGGTACTGCTACAGGAGGAACCGAACAGAATCCGTTAACAATTTTATGGACTACCACTGGTTTGGGTGTAATTTCTAATGCTAATACATTAAATGCAACTTATACGCCAAGTCCGTTAGATGCTGGAAATATTGAATTTAAACTTTCGGCAAGTAATGAATGTAAAAACACTGAAGTTACGACATCAACTACGATGACCTTCTCGCCTGATGCTGGAGTTGTTTATTATGTTCAAAGTAGTGATGGTAGCAAATATTTTTCTCCAGCCAAATCATTTGTAACAGAGCCAGTTTATTTTGAAATACAGAATGCAAGTAGTGCAGCCAAGTATAGATGGTCTTTTGGTACTGGAAATGTTGCTGATACGTCAGTCAATGCGAATACTTCCTTTGCGTTTACTGCTGCGGGGACATATCAAGTAAAAGTGAAAGTATCAAACATTGATGGTTCTGTGCCCGCTTGTCCTGATTCTACGATTATTACGATTGTAGTAGAAAAATCAAACTCGCTATATGTTCCTAACGTATTTTCGCCGTATGCAACTAATGCAGCAGACCGTACGCTTCGTGTGTTTGGTTATATCGCGGCAGACGGATTTGAAATGGTTGTTTACAATCGTTGGGGAGCTGAGGTTTTCAAAACATCTGATGTAACAGAAGCTAAAAAAGGCTGGAATGGCGGAAAAGATAACGGAAGTGAGTTACCACAAGGTACTTATACTTACTCCATCAAAGGGAAATTCTTAGATGGTACGTCATTTGATAAAGTTGGTACTGTGGCACTTATCCGATAA
- a CDS encoding PorP/SprF family type IX secretion system membrane protein, translating to MKNINKYIIMVLGLSFLASYAYAQDAQFSQYYASSLYLNPAMVGIEHDLTFSTAYRSQWRGAAKPYTTNQVSAIIPLLAGVSKRHPVGGIGVSVFNDQSGDAALRTTGANLSFAYTKSLRSDLSRFSIAGQVGVIQKNIDFTNAEWGSYYNDLGYTNPTSFTGTGISNSKLMPDVSLGAMWSFNPTHNYFRSGLSGYLGVAAMHVNQPNESLVEGYQSAMPMAFKAHGGLEFHMSPKLNVGPSFLFVSQGKASQVNAGAYLNYRIVENPFSPLANSDLIFGTWYRLQDAFIFATGITNNNFTLGVSYDMNASSLRTNTNARGAYEITLAIRNAREKKRKRFDTPRI from the coding sequence ATGAAAAACATTAACAAATATATCATAATGGTTTTGGGGTTGAGCTTTTTAGCTAGCTATGCTTATGCTCAAGATGCCCAGTTTTCTCAATATTACGCCTCTTCCTTGTACCTTAATCCTGCAATGGTTGGCATAGAACATGACCTTACTTTCAGTACAGCCTATCGTTCGCAATGGCGTGGTGCTGCAAAGCCATACACGACCAACCAAGTGTCTGCCATTATTCCATTGCTTGCAGGTGTATCCAAAAGACACCCTGTGGGTGGAATTGGTGTGTCTGTATTCAATGACCAAAGTGGTGATGCTGCACTAAGAACTACGGGTGCAAACCTTAGCTTTGCTTATACTAAAAGTCTGAGGAGCGATTTGAGTCGTTTCTCTATTGCGGGTCAAGTGGGCGTTATCCAAAAAAATATTGATTTTACAAATGCTGAATGGGGTTCGTATTATAATGATTTGGGCTACACTAACCCTACAAGTTTCACAGGTACAGGTATCAGCAACAGTAAACTAATGCCTGACGTATCGTTGGGTGCTATGTGGAGTTTCAACCCTACACATAACTATTTCCGTTCAGGCTTAAGTGGTTATTTGGGCGTGGCAGCTATGCACGTGAATCAACCAAATGAATCGTTGGTGGAAGGTTATCAGAGTGCCATGCCAATGGCTTTTAAAGCACATGGTGGCTTGGAGTTTCACATGTCTCCAAAACTTAACGTAGGCCCAAGTTTTTTGTTTGTCTCACAAGGGAAAGCCTCACAAGTAAATGCAGGAGCTTATTTGAACTATCGAATTGTTGAAAATCCCTTTAGTCCGTTGGCTAACAGCGACTTGATTTTTGGTACTTGGTACAGATTGCAGGACGCCTTTATTTTTGCCACAGGTATTACCAACAATAACTTTACCTTAGGCGTGAGCTACGACATGAATGCTTCATCGCTCAGAACCAATACCAACGCACGCGGAGCTTATGAAATAACACTTGCTATCCGCAATGCACGCGAGAAAAAACGTAAACGTTTCGATACACCTCGTATATAG
- a CDS encoding chorismate mutase, translating to MNNSNVSWLGKNTPYIIAGPCSAETEEQVLQTAHELAKDPRITAFRAGIWKPRTRPNNFEGHGTMALPWLQRVKAETGLPVCTEVANAAHVEDCLKHGVDILWIGARTTVNPFSVQEIADALRGTDIPVMVKNPVTPDLQLWLGAIERLHNVGLTKIAAIHRGFSSLEKTAYRNAPLWSLAIDFRVQMPEIPMICDPSHIAGKANLLSEVSQMALDLDMAGLMIETHPNPPAAWSDAAQQVTPHVLLTELLAGLTVKQSNSDDIDFVIKMEQLRQRIDHIDKSLLQLLADRMEVAREIGVSKHDHRVTLLQLRRWADLLDKRLEQAKALQLSDKLIEQLYNLIHQEAILTQKDAALSQKDKAKSL from the coding sequence ATGAACAATTCCAATGTCTCTTGGTTGGGAAAAAACACCCCGTACATTATTGCTGGCCCTTGCAGTGCCGAAACAGAAGAACAGGTACTACAAACTGCCCACGAATTAGCAAAAGACCCGCGTATTACCGCGTTTCGAGCTGGTATTTGGAAACCCCGAACGCGCCCGAATAATTTTGAAGGACATGGCACAATGGCTTTACCTTGGTTGCAACGCGTAAAAGCCGAGACAGGCTTGCCTGTTTGTACGGAAGTGGCCAATGCCGCGCACGTAGAAGACTGTCTCAAACATGGTGTTGATATACTTTGGATTGGTGCAAGAACGACCGTAAATCCGTTTTCGGTACAAGAAATTGCTGATGCACTGCGCGGTACGGATATTCCCGTGATGGTCAAAAACCCCGTAACGCCAGATTTACAACTTTGGTTGGGAGCAATTGAGCGTTTGCACAATGTGGGTCTGACGAAAATTGCGGCGATTCATCGCGGTTTTAGTTCTTTGGAAAAAACAGCGTATCGCAATGCGCCTTTGTGGTCGTTGGCCATTGATTTTAGAGTTCAGATGCCCGAAATTCCGATGATTTGCGACCCAAGCCACATTGCAGGCAAAGCCAATTTACTTTCGGAAGTTTCGCAAATGGCTTTAGACCTTGATATGGCTGGCTTGATGATAGAAACGCACCCCAACCCGCCTGCGGCGTGGAGCGATGCGGCGCAGCAAGTTACGCCACACGTGTTGCTTACGGAGCTATTGGCTGGCCTGACGGTGAAACAGTCAAATTCTGATGACATTGATTTTGTGATAAAAATGGAACAGTTGCGCCAACGCATTGACCATATAGACAAATCTTTGTTGCAGCTTTTGGCCGACCGCATGGAAGTTGCCCGCGAAATCGGGGTGAGCAAGCACGACCACCGCGTTACGCTTTTGCAATTGCGCCGTTGGGCTGATTTGCTTGACAAGCGTCTGGAGCAAGCCAAAGCCCTGCAATTGTCTGACAAATTGATTGAACAATTGTACAATCTTATTCACCAAGAAGCGATTCTTACGCAAAAAGATGCGGCTTTGTCGCAAAAAGATAAAGCGAAGTCTTTATAA
- the nusB gene encoding transcription antitermination factor NusB — protein MLNRRLLRIKAMQALYAFKQAEKSGYDVARDLIGESFEQLALVEGRDIILPEKQTAIGVALFDEAFKSGRMPADIEHPEARREAAAAFEYYLKQLQKDRDFVGRNMVLEAEKIYKHYVSVLALTLALAEQVQMEEDEKTQMHIKPAPLPGYMLKLHTNTILQTLRDFKPYEDERIRQDVTWEDTENAAFVRKLYRDSLKNDERYQEYIAAKQVSPEEEEKILRHIAKNIILKNELTKVFFEEDDITWNEDRDVIFSMVSKTFKSAAAGQPEMAALSPDWVEDRQFFRDLYSLTLSHEKEHEPLIATKLQNWDMSRVATTDSIMLHMALTEMLYFPSIPVKATINEYLELAKVYSTPQSKQFINGVLDALSAELTTAGRIKKSGRGLIDNQ, from the coding sequence ATGCTCAACCGACGACTGCTACGAATAAAGGCGATGCAAGCCTTGTACGCTTTCAAACAGGCCGAAAAATCGGGTTACGATGTAGCCCGCGACCTCATTGGCGAATCTTTTGAACAATTGGCACTGGTAGAAGGCCGTGACATCATTCTTCCCGAAAAGCAAACCGCTATTGGCGTGGCTCTTTTCGACGAAGCTTTTAAAAGTGGTCGTATGCCTGCCGACATCGAACACCCAGAGGCGCGCCGCGAAGCTGCCGCAGCTTTTGAGTATTATCTGAAACAATTACAAAAAGATCGCGACTTTGTTGGCCGCAACATGGTCTTAGAAGCTGAAAAAATCTACAAACATTACGTTTCTGTGTTGGCACTTACCTTGGCGTTGGCCGAGCAAGTGCAAATGGAAGAAGATGAAAAAACGCAAATGCACATCAAACCTGCGCCGCTGCCAGGTTATATGCTCAAATTGCATACAAACACGATTTTGCAGACGTTGCGCGACTTCAAACCTTACGAAGATGAGCGTATCCGCCAAGACGTAACTTGGGAAGATACCGAAAACGCCGCTTTTGTACGCAAGCTTTACCGCGACAGCCTCAAAAACGACGAACGTTATCAAGAATATATAGCTGCCAAGCAAGTAAGTCCCGAAGAAGAGGAGAAAATTTTAAGACATATTGCCAAAAATATTATCCTCAAAAACGAATTGACCAAAGTATTTTTTGAGGAAGACGATATTACTTGGAACGAAGACCGCGACGTTATTTTTAGTATGGTTTCCAAAACGTTCAAATCTGCTGCTGCTGGCCAGCCCGAAATGGCTGCACTTTCGCCCGACTGGGTCGAAGACCGCCAGTTTTTCAGAGATTTGTATTCGCTCACACTCAGCCACGAGAAAGAGCACGAGCCACTTATCGCTACAAAACTTCAAAACTGGGACATGAGCCGCGTGGCCACTACCGACAGCATTATGTTGCACATGGCCTTGACCGAAATGCTTTATTTCCCAAGTATTCCCGTAAAAGCCACCATCAACGAATATTTGGAGTTGGCCAAAGTTTACAGCACGCCACAGAGCAAGCAGTTTATTAACGGGGTGCTCGATGCGCTTTCGGCGGAACTTACAACTGCTGGCCGAATTAAGAAAAGCGGTAGAGGTCTTATTGATAATCAATAG
- the upp gene encoding uracil phosphoribosyltransferase — protein MFILTETNSIASRFVTELRDVTVQTDSMRFRRNMERIGEVLAYEISKTLDFSAETIQTPLAPIAVQQPEKPVLATVLRAGLPLYQGFLNYFDGAESAFIGAYRAAHKDDHSFEVAMEYLAAPSLEGKTLIIIDPMLATGKSLVLSYKSLLNAGTPKAVHIAAAIGSRAGVDYLLANIPNAKLWIGAVDESLNDHFYIVPGLGDAGDLAYGSKL, from the coding sequence ATGTTTATACTTACTGAAACAAATTCGATTGCTTCGCGTTTTGTAACGGAATTGCGCGACGTTACTGTTCAGACAGACTCTATGCGTTTCCGCCGCAATATGGAGCGTATCGGCGAGGTTTTGGCCTACGAAATTTCAAAAACATTGGATTTTTCGGCAGAAACCATCCAAACGCCACTTGCACCGATTGCCGTGCAACAACCCGAAAAACCCGTATTAGCAACGGTTTTGCGTGCAGGTTTGCCGCTTTATCAAGGTTTTCTGAATTATTTTGATGGGGCAGAAAGTGCCTTTATTGGCGCGTATCGTGCTGCACACAAAGACGACCATTCTTTTGAGGTGGCCATGGAATATTTGGCTGCGCCATCGTTAGAAGGAAAAACATTGATAATTATTGACCCAATGCTTGCCACTGGCAAATCTTTGGTACTTTCGTATAAATCATTGCTCAACGCGGGCACGCCGAAAGCCGTACACATTGCCGCAGCCATTGGCAGCAGGGCAGGAGTGGACTATTTGTTGGCCAATATTCCGAATGCAAAACTTTGGATTGGTGCGGTAGATGAGTCGCTCAACGACCATTTTTATATTGTACCAGGTTTGGGCGACGCTGGCGATTTGGCTTACGGTTCAAAACTTTAG
- a CDS encoding NADH-quinone oxidoreductase subunit J family protein, with translation MLFTRNLMYAALSLLVVLLSVAALYVLANAEFLAVTQILIYIGAVLVLLVLGIMLTPRAASQPPTVTSYQWAMGLFLAGSVGFFLTKIIAQADFIQDKETARPAPLQEIGTRLITEHLLTFEVAGVLLLVALVGAAALATYKSKATQTADFD, from the coding sequence ATGCTTTTTACACGCAATTTGATGTATGCGGCACTTTCGCTTTTGGTGGTGTTGCTTAGTGTGGCGGCATTGTATGTGCTGGCCAATGCTGAATTTTTGGCTGTAACGCAAATACTCATTTACATTGGCGCGGTGCTGGTGTTGTTGGTGCTCGGCATTATGCTCACGCCTCGCGCAGCCTCGCAGCCGCCTACTGTAACTTCTTATCAGTGGGCAATGGGCTTGTTTTTGGCGGGTTCTGTGGGCTTTTTCTTAACAAAAATTATTGCGCAAGCCGATTTTATCCAAGACAAAGAAACCGCACGACCTGCGCCGCTACAAGAAATAGGCACAAGACTGATTACAGAACATTTGCTTACGTTTGAAGTGGCGGGTGTGCTGTTGCTCGTGGCACTGGTAGGCGCGGCGGCTTTGGCTACTTACAAATCAAAAGCTACGCAAACGGCTGATTTTGATTGA
- a CDS encoding metal ABC transporter permease — MSTFWNFITFADPNIKYIVLGTVLLSVGSAVVGCFSFLRKRALVGDAVAHSVLPGVCLAFMLSGTKNPLWLLLGAFVTGWLSLLSIDFISKNSKLKEDTSIGLVLSVFFGIGILLLTHIQQSGEASQSGLDKFLFGKAASLIGSDLWLFLGVVSVLLLITFLFFKEFTLLSFDKQYAAALGLPVRGLELLLTTLTVLAVVIGIQSVGVVLMAAMLITPAAAARYWTHDIRKMVALAATFGAISGITGAYISYAAPAMPTGPWIVLVVSLLAVVSFSFAPRKGIVGSLLLQRKNRLQIIEENILKALFHLGEQENDFFKHRSFEEIIIKRDIEPSQLRTGLRRLRQHGYVLKEHGLWTLTPEGQQRGKRVTKLHRLWEMYLTTHLNIAPDHVHDDAETMEHIITPEIERALEEQLRFPTTDPHGENIPY; from the coding sequence ATGAGCACATTTTGGAATTTTATCACCTTCGCAGACCCCAACATCAAATATATTGTGCTGGGAACAGTACTACTTTCGGTAGGCTCGGCAGTAGTTGGCTGTTTTAGTTTTTTGCGAAAAAGGGCTTTGGTCGGCGATGCCGTGGCGCATTCTGTACTACCTGGTGTATGTTTGGCTTTCATGCTTTCGGGGACAAAAAATCCGCTTTGGTTGCTGCTCGGAGCTTTCGTAACAGGCTGGCTTTCATTACTTTCTATTGATTTTATTAGTAAAAATTCCAAACTCAAAGAAGATACTTCTATCGGCTTGGTGCTATCTGTTTTTTTCGGGATTGGCATTTTGCTGCTCACACACATACAACAATCGGGCGAGGCATCGCAATCGGGTTTGGATAAATTTTTATTTGGGAAAGCCGCTTCGCTGATTGGTAGTGACTTATGGTTATTCTTGGGCGTGGTCAGTGTGCTACTGCTCATTACGTTTCTTTTTTTCAAAGAATTTACGCTGCTGAGTTTCGACAAACAATATGCCGCCGCGTTGGGTTTGCCTGTTCGCGGTTTGGAACTGCTCCTTACAACGCTTACGGTTTTGGCCGTAGTCATTGGTATTCAGTCGGTTGGGGTGGTACTAATGGCCGCCATGCTCATTACGCCAGCGGCTGCGGCGCGTTACTGGACACACGACATTCGCAAAATGGTGGCATTGGCCGCTACTTTCGGAGCAATTTCGGGAATTACGGGAGCCTATATTTCGTATGCCGCACCAGCCATGCCCACAGGCCCTTGGATTGTGTTGGTGGTTTCGCTGTTGGCAGTGGTTTCATTTTCGTTTGCGCCGCGCAAAGGCATCGTGGGTAGTTTGTTACTCCAACGCAAAAACCGTTTGCAAATCATCGAAGAAAATATCCTGAAAGCCTTGTTCCATTTGGGCGAACAAGAAAATGACTTTTTCAAACATAGAAGTTTTGAGGAAATTATTATCAAACGCGACATAGAGCCAAGCCAATTGCGGACAGGCTTGCGCCGATTGCGCCAACACGGCTACGTGCTCAAAGAACATGGACTTTGGACGCTCACACCCGAAGGCCAGCAACGCGGCAAACGTGTAACAAAACTGCACAGACTTTGGGAAATGTATTTGACAACGCATCTTAACATTGCGCCCGACCACGTGCACGACGATGCCGAAACGATGGAGCACATCATTACGCCCGAAATAGAACGCGCCTTAGAAGAACAACTTCGCTTCCCGACTACCGACCCGCACGGCGAAAATATTCCGTATTAA
- a CDS encoding MCP four helix bundle domain-containing protein, protein MQFPSNSAARRILNSFGIIFGLMLITGAMGSFGIYKTNDSFREMYERRLVPAMDISHIIEKQYQNRFHLEEHISGISIENYTELENDIAQNNAQVDSMINHYADGGNVLDAVEAQELKKYRNAIRSYRLLEKEILQLSRQNQKQIAAELFTKKTYPAFQAAVRPMERLEDDQVLLGKQLYQKTETSVSNIRTGLFVAIAVGLVVGIVLALVVSREYIS, encoded by the coding sequence ATGCAATTCCCCAGTAATTCGGCTGCACGAAGAATCCTTAACAGTTTTGGTATCATTTTTGGACTAATGCTCATCACGGGCGCGATGGGAAGTTTTGGGATTTATAAAACCAACGACTCATTTCGGGAAATGTACGAACGCCGCTTAGTACCCGCCATGGACATTTCGCACATTATCGAAAAACAATATCAAAACCGCTTTCACTTAGAAGAACACATTTCGGGGATTAGTATCGAAAATTATACCGAATTAGAAAACGATATTGCCCAAAACAATGCGCAAGTCGATTCTATGATTAATCATTATGCCGACGGCGGCAACGTGCTTGATGCCGTAGAAGCGCAAGAGCTCAAAAAGTACCGCAATGCCATTCGCAGTTATCGTTTATTAGAAAAAGAAATTTTACAACTTAGTCGCCAAAATCAAAAACAAATAGCCGCTGAGCTTTTCACCAAAAAGACTTATCCTGCTTTTCAGGCAGCCGTGCGCCCCATGGAACGCCTCGAAGACGACCAAGTATTATTAGGCAAACAACTTTATCAAAAAACAGAAACCTCCGTTAGTAACATCCGCACAGGCCTTTTTGTAGCCATTGCCGTTGGGTTGGTAGTCGGGATTGTGCTTGCTTTGGTAGTAAGTCGGGAGTATATTAGTTGA
- a CDS encoding acyl-CoA desaturase has product MLAIIIFFVAHWYLSLFSQTFFLHRYAAHKMFIMNKFWEKFFYAFTYVTQGSSYLSPRAYAILHRMHHAYSDTEKDPHTPHHTKNVFTMMWKTKDVYNYLLNNHTDEEKRFGGNIPVWHFIEKLGDSWISRLVWGTAYVVFYIYFVPTDMWYLFLLLPVHFLMGPVHGAIVNWSGHKYGYQNFDNHDKSKNSLIMDFLMMGELFQNNHHKLPNRVNFGVKWFEFDPTYPVIKMLSWLRIIRFANVAAQ; this is encoded by the coding sequence GTGCTAGCAATTATCATCTTTTTTGTAGCCCATTGGTATTTATCGTTGTTCTCGCAAACATTCTTTTTGCACCGATATGCCGCTCACAAAATGTTCATAATGAACAAGTTTTGGGAGAAATTCTTTTATGCTTTTACTTACGTTACGCAGGGTTCGTCTTATTTGAGTCCGCGTGCATACGCCATTTTGCACCGTATGCACCACGCTTACAGCGACACCGAAAAAGACCCACACACACCACACCACACCAAAAACGTTTTTACGATGATGTGGAAGACCAAAGATGTGTACAACTACCTGCTTAACAACCACACCGACGAAGAAAAACGCTTCGGTGGCAACATTCCTGTTTGGCATTTTATTGAGAAATTAGGCGATTCGTGGATTTCGCGCCTTGTGTGGGGAACTGCTTACGTGGTTTTCTACATTTATTTCGTGCCAACGGATATGTGGTATTTGTTCCTTTTGTTGCCTGTGCATTTCTTGATGGGACCCGTACACGGTGCTATCGTGAACTGGAGCGGCCACAAATACGGTTATCAAAATTTTGACAATCACGATAAATCCAAAAACTCACTTATCATGGACTTTTTGATGATGGGCGAATTGTTCCAAAACAATCACCACAAACTTCCGAACCGCGTAAACTTCGGAGTAAAGTGGTTTGAATTTGACCCAACTTATCCTGTGATTAAAATGCTTTCGTGGTTGCGCATTATTCGCTTTGCCAACGTAGCGGCTCAGTAA
- a CDS encoding TlpA disulfide reductase family protein, with translation MKIIRFFTFHIIFLFSFYANAQSVLKNGIWRATILVDKGQKELPFSLEVSEKEKGKQIMYILNGTERLLLQDLKQKNDSIFVKMHIFDGAILAKIEGNKMHGVYRKYDAKDPQYSLPFQAEAGVNYRFKPLTNNKPTANISGRWAVTFRGENAADTTQAVGIFEQKAKGHLTGTFLTTTGDYRFLEGYVENNTLKMSAFDGSHAFLFTADIDGNKITNGHFWAGTTGHETWTATANPNAALPDAESLTFLKKGYERLDFSFPNLEGKKISLSDKQFKDKVVIVQMLGSWCPNCMDETAFLTDWYAKQDANKVAIIGLGFERKKEFSYAKQRLEIMKKRFNIRYPLLVAGIANKDSAAAVLPALQQVLAFPTTIIIDKKGKVRYIHTGFSGQGTGQEYEKFVADFRKKIAELSNEK, from the coding sequence ATGAAAATCATACGTTTTTTTACATTCCATATTATTTTTTTATTTAGCTTTTATGCTAATGCGCAATCTGTTTTAAAAAATGGCATTTGGCGTGCCACTATTTTGGTTGATAAAGGCCAAAAAGAACTTCCCTTTTCATTAGAAGTATCCGAAAAAGAAAAAGGAAAACAAATAATGTATATACTGAACGGAACAGAGCGTTTATTATTACAAGATTTAAAACAAAAAAATGATTCTATTTTTGTAAAAATGCACATTTTTGATGGGGCTATTTTAGCTAAAATAGAAGGCAATAAAATGCACGGTGTTTATAGAAAATATGATGCCAAAGATCCGCAATATTCCTTGCCATTTCAGGCCGAAGCAGGCGTAAATTATCGCTTCAAGCCACTTACCAACAACAAGCCAACTGCCAATATTTCAGGGCGTTGGGCGGTTACTTTTCGCGGAGAAAATGCCGCCGACACCACACAAGCCGTCGGCATTTTCGAGCAAAAAGCCAAAGGCCACCTGACAGGAACATTCCTTACAACCACTGGCGACTATCGCTTTTTGGAAGGCTATGTAGAAAATAACACACTAAAAATGAGTGCTTTTGATGGTTCTCATGCGTTTTTATTTACGGCAGACATAGACGGCAACAAAATCACGAACGGGCATTTCTGGGCTGGCACTACTGGCCACGAAACTTGGACAGCAACCGCCAACCCAAACGCCGCTTTGCCTGATGCCGAATCGCTTACATTTTTGAAAAAAGGCTACGAACGTTTAGACTTTAGTTTTCCAAATTTAGAAGGCAAAAAAATAAGCCTAAGCGATAAGCAATTCAAAGATAAAGTCGTTATCGTCCAGATGCTTGGTAGTTGGTGTCCGAATTGTATGGACGAAACTGCTTTTTTAACTGATTGGTACGCCAAACAAGATGCGAATAAAGTGGCCATTATTGGGTTAGGATTTGAACGTAAAAAAGAATTTTCTTACGCCAAACAGCGTCTTGAAATTATGAAAAAACGCTTTAATATTCGTTATCCATTATTAGTAGCAGGCATTGCCAATAAAGATTCTGCGGCGGCTGTTTTACCTGCTTTACAGCAAGTTTTAGCGTTTCCAACTACGATTATTATCGACAAAAAAGGCAAAGTTAGATACATACACACAGGCTTTAGCGGGCAAGGAACTGGGCAAGAATATGAAAAATTCGTCGCTGATTTTCGCAAGAAAATCGCTGAACTTTCAAACGAAAAATAA